TTGCACTATGTAAGGCGTGCCAGATCCTCCCACCTTGGCAGCACGGAGTGTGGAAGATGCATGTAGGCTGATGGATGGAGGAGAGAAAATGACATGATAGTTTAATATGGAAAGGCAATGGGATGGGAAAGGTGTGCCCTAAAACAAAGACCTCCTGGAGATGCCCCATGTTAGTGAGAAATGGGAGTCTTCTGGTACGTCGGCCATAGAGGTGTGTGAAacaactcgttttttttttttattttttttttacccacaaaatTATGCTTTTAATTCATAAAGATGTTTGACTATCTCTTGTGTGACTTGTTTCGCACCAGGGCATACCTCACATAAAAGAAAAAATCGCATTTgatggaggtggcgggcctggagggttTTCAGAACTGGGATTACATAGGCATTTCCACActgggcgacgtctggggagggtcACACATGCGGTCCTTCGAAGACCTTCAGAAACacttttcattaaacaagacacagttaCACCGGTATCTTCAGCTCCGCCACGCCGTCCTAGTGCATGTccagacaggagacaccatacccgaGTCTAGCCCCATGGAGGCAAAGGCATTGATGTGagacctgggcaggggaggtgtttcccagatataccgcacCCTAACCACCGACACTGCTGGTTCCCTGGGGGGGCTCCGCcaaagatgggagggatgggtgggccccatggaagagatggactgggcagaagcactgatggccccgcgTGCCCTTACAATGGCTACTCGCTTCCGATTACTACAAACCTACTATCTTCATACAGCCTGTCTCACGCCcaccaaactacacagagcgggcctccgccccacagcggagtGCCCCCGTTGTAGGAACCCTgtggctgacttcttccacatggtatgggcctgCCCAGCCATGGTGACTTACTGGGAAGCTGTCTTGCAGGAAGTCTCTGGGGTCTTACAGGAAGATATAGAGAGGGTGCCTTTGCCCCTCCTTCTGGGAGTCATGGGAGACACTGGGTTGCGGAGAACAGATCGAACTTTtctaggggtggcatgcctggtggccaagagggatataatggcggACTGGAAGGCCAGGGATGCCCCGgcactgactaaatggagacgaggggtggactggtgtgcacagcgtGAAAAACTTTtatatgaggccagaggatgcccgaataaatataataagatatgggggaagtgggaggctgtAGCAGGCTTCTAGATTGCGCATACCTCTCACTTATAATGTGCTGCTGGGGACATGGGTTCGATCATTGTTcggtgcccgttggcatcgtgttaactgtatgtatcattgtttcttgcaaaatcaataaaaactctttatcaaaaaagaaaagaaaaaatcacaTGAGATATTAGCAGGAGACTGGTTCAAGCAGAAAACTTCTCTTACTGAAATATTTTCTGCACAAACTAGACCCCACTGTGGAAAAATAATGGAAGGTTACCTAATGCAAAACTTCAGAAATGTGAATTTAACTCCGGCCTAAAGTTTGTAGGTTAAAGAAgggtgatggccgtgctggtgtCGGGGCCAGACTGGATTCTGTGTCAGGTAGTTTCCCAGAAGGCTCATCCACCTCAGAATTTAGGTGATAAGTTCAATAGATCGACACTTGGGTAGAAGTGACGTTTGGTAAGAGCGATATCCATTACACGTGTCTCAGTTCATGACTTGACCACACCTCTTTCTCTGTTTCCCGCTCAGGGATTCTTCCGGCGGAGTCAGCAGAACAACGCCTCCTACTCCTGTTCCCGCCAGAGAAGCTGCCTGATCGACCGGACCAACCGCAACCGCTGCCAGCACTGTCGCCTGCAGaagtgcctggcactgggtatgtcgCGCGACGGTGAGTCCACAGCGTTCAACGGGAGTTTGAAACAGCATGAATGGGTACTGAGCTCCACTGCACCCAGGCACATTAGCAGTATGTCCCAAAAAGGCCAGATTGCCAAAATATCTACTTTTTAGACTTCAGAGTAGTTTATGGCCAAACCTGCTTTTATTGTCTTAgatgtgtgtgttgattatcaaaaaaAACAATCCAAGTATTAGCCTAGTGCAAGACTATCACAGCTCCACTCTACAATTCATTCACAGCCACCCACTGTCTAAATTCTCTCAATTTTGCAATAAGCCGCACAGCGTCTGATCCTAAGTAATGTCCGCACTCAAGAGTGCAGTTTACAACCGGGGATTGTGGAGCACAGCGTGTACAGCGTGGAGAGGGTTGCAGCAGCTTGCTGGTTACTATTAAGGAACATTAGTGTGTCTCTGGGGTGTCAGGTACTTGGGAAAGGATGGGGAGCTGCAGGGTAGGTTGAGGTTGTCATAGTGTGGCCTCAAGTGCTGGAAGGGTTATGTATCTACTGGTTGTGCTCTGTATGGGAGGTTTGTTGGAGCACCACAGCTTTGGGTTCACCAGGGCCATTCAGTGGAACAGGACAGCAACAAGAAGGTTAGCATTAGAGCATCTGTACGTCCCAACCGCTGGAATCTGGGTGAAATCGTGTCCGCTTTGGGGCACACTTGCACAGGTCTACCGACCACTGTAATACCTCTGTGTGGGTATGCTGTGTCTAAGGTTGGAGGGCATGGTAAGACTATTTATGGGCATAGTACTGCTATCATTACAAATGTTTTGGGGAATTAGTCTATTGGTCGGACTTTCCAAAGCCTAAGTACTGAAAGACTCGGATGTTGTGCTTCAATAATTCGGGTGGGTTGCGTAGGAATGTGTTTGTAGGAACCAGACTACACAAATGGCGGAGTTACGGTGGGTCAAGGTGAGTTGGAATGGATGAGCGGGTCGCCATGCGCGAATGGCATCGGTTCCAGTTAGGTCCGGGTGTCTTGGGATGTCTCTGTAAGACTCCAGTATTGGAATGACTGGGTTAGTGTGGTATAGGACAAGAATGTGTTGGTACAACTCTACAAGGCTTCATTATGGGAGGGGCCAGTTTATTGTGGTAACACATTAAAGTGGATTCTCGCAGCTATGTACAGGCCCCTATGTTAGGCAGGATTAAAGTTCAATTGGCAAGATTTTGGGAAAGCAACTACTTGAATATTGTCTTTGTTGAAAGTCATAATTGAGGATGGGGACTGGTACGACCGTATAAAAGCCTAGCCTTGCAGTGATGGCATGCATTAGAATTAGAGAAAATCTCGACGCCAGTGAGTTTGATCCAGTACTGGAGTGGTGGAGTTTCCTCAGTTCAGAGTTAAGGTAAATTGCTACGGCTTCATGCGTGTTCCAGTACTGGAATGGCAGAGCCAGGAAAGGCAAGGATTAGGGAAAACTGTTACCCctattttggagacggaatactgGAACAGCAGAGGCGCTGTGCCCCAGCACTTGAGTGAACTGACATATGTCTTTAGTGGTTTCTTCATCTTTAGTGGCAGAGTTGCTGCAGGTGAGGATATTTCTGATTGGACTGTACTGTGCTTGTGCCCTGGCACTTAAAGGGACAATGTCTTTTTGTCTAGAAGGACAGAAGTTGTTCTGCTCTGCATGTCTCTGGTCCTTGAATACCACTCTCAGCTAATCTACCCTCTATCATTGCAGCTGTGAAATTTGGCCGAATGTCCAAGAAACAGCGTGACAGTCTGTACGCAGAGGTTCAGAAGCACCAGCAGACCCAGGACCAAAGCGCCACCAAGGAAGACGCTGAAGGCCTGAGCCGCGTCTACACTACCAGTGTCAGTAGCGGTATTTCTGACCTCGATGACATCAGTACCTTCTCCGACGGGCTGCTCTTCGACTTCCCCCTCACCCCTGACACCGGGAACTCCTATTACAGCCTTGACCTATTGACGTCGGCACAGCCCTCCCCTGACCAGTCCAGCCTGGACCTTAATGATATCAAGATGATCAAGCAGGAGTCCCGCTATGACCTGATGCTGCCACCCGGCGTCTTCAGCCACGGCCTGGAGGGTGAACAGTTGACCACCGATGATTCAGTAGGGGAAATTGGTCAGTACCAAAAAATGATGGGTACTTAATACCAACATTGCCCTATCATGTAAGAATTAGCTTGCCTTAGTAAATGTATGTTAAAAGCATTTCATAAACTTCCCAGGGTCATGTTTGAGTGAGATGCTGTAATTGAAATTATACCCTGGTGCAGTTTTACTTGCCCCTCCCCTTAGACAGGGTAGTCTCCTGTCCTACTGAGATAGGCAGTCGGACTGTATTTCCCATCATGTAGAGACCCTTCAGAAGCCCAGAGGAAGCAAACCTGATCGATGGCATCCTCCAGAGGTTGTCATTGATTTTCATGGGATGGCTTGCTTTATTTAGTGGTATGTGGATACAATAGCCATTCTTTTCGACTTTCTTCACTACCATAGGATCCCACCAATCCGTAGCGTCTTAGCTTCCAATCTTGTTTATGTTGAATATCCTTCCAAGACAAGTCCCTCCCTTTTGTTGGGTGTTGTAGAGGACGTTGGGGTCATACTTAGCTTAGGGGTGTCCCACCAAGGGCAGTAGAATTTGTTTCATCCAGGTGACTTGGGAGGCTTCTTATGCAACTACTTAATTATGTCAGTTCTACTAGTATGTTCTTGAGAAGGATGGTGCAGGTGCGGACTGTCCAGGATTTCGTAGTCCTACCCAGGTATCCATCCTCTTTGTGGACACACCACTTAGCATTCCTCCACTTACAAGGTGACATATTTAGAAAAGAAAAATTGTATTGTGAAAACAGAGAAAATAACCTTGATTGAGGCAGCAAATAAGGATTGCGTAAGTTAACAACCAAGAGCTTCCCTGGCATGTGGTCTTAGGTAGTGCTGTTGTTTTCTTTACACCTTACATCAAGTCAACGTGCACTGAACAAAACATGGCCATTTATCGAGGAAGGCACAATTATATTGGTCCTGTTTCCTTGAGATATGTGAGGTTCTTCTTTATTCGCCAGTCTTGAATGTGACCCCCAATGGATAACATTCACCACTACTTTCTCCAATAAAATAGATCAGATGCCCCAAAAAGTAATCAAATTGAGAGAATTTAATAGAATTGGATGTTCTCTCGTTTAGATATGTTCTTTACAGGTGCGTACTGCATGGCATCTAACCCCCACCAGGAGATGTTAAACACACCATATTGACCTAAGGAATGTTTCATGTTGGTCATCTCTCATGTGCTTGAGTCATTGAATTGTCTGCATTGTGGATCCCAGCACCAGCTACCTGAAGTTTTGTGCTTGCAGGTCTGCTCAACTTGGGTTACTCCCCGAAAACCCCCTGATAATCTGGTGCCTTCCTCAAATCATACTGACATAAAATGTCATTCAATTTATCTCCTCATCCAGATCGTGTGGCCCAGAATGTCATCAAGTCCCATCTGGAGACAAGCCAGTATACGACGGAGGAGTTAAAGAGACTATTGTGGAGCCTTTACTCGCAGGACGAGATCCGAAATTTGCAGAGCAAGGTTTGCattctatgtttttgtttttttcctgacaTTGTAAACATTATCTATACCCCATCAGTAGAAGACTGATCATTAGTTTGGCAAATTGGTATTGATCGCTATTAAAGGGCGTTTGAGTAGGTTTGTCCCCAGTGGGGTTCAAACCTTCAGGTAGCGAAGTGTTGAGGTGTTGGGGTAGGGATGCTCTGCGATACCGTTGAGCTAGATCTCAGAAAAGGGAAGAAGCGGCAAATGGGTGAGGTGGGAGTCATGGGGCAATGATGAGAAACAAGAGAGTGAGGCAGAACAAGGTGGATTGGATAGGACAATGTCAGGTGAGTGAGAGAGGATGGGTGAGAATGTGGTGAGCTATGCGAGAGGGACTGGGaaaatacaaatgcaaaaataattgTTAAGTTAAATGAAGGAAGGCGGAGACATGTTTAAGAGAAGAAGGATGGCGGATATAATGATGAAGCAAGTTTGGAAAGAGGAGTGGCAAGGCTGTTGAGAAGGAATGGGTGAGTCAGCTCAAGGGATGATGCATGGTGGGCGAGAGGGAAGTGGTGAGTTGGGTGGAAATGAAGTGGTGGAGCAGGGATAACAGGAGGTTGCAAGGTTAGAGAATCACATGGGCGAGAATGGGTTAAAAGAAAGGAGTTGGGTACCGAGGGAGAGGTATTAAGGGTTGAAGCATGATTCAGAAAGAGGTAATGTGCTGAGAGATGTGCAGGTGTGAATGGAAGAGGCTCCAATGTTGGTAGGGGTGAAGTGGGCATGTTAAAGAATTTGAGGAGTGAGAGGGAAGGGGTTAGGCTGGTAGAAATAAATTGGTGAGGAGGCAGCAGAAGGTGAATGGTCAGTAAGGCGAGTGGAATTGAAGGCGGAACAAACCTAAGGGGAAGGCTGGAGTGTAGTGAAAGATACGCATTATGAGGGTAAGAGGAAGCGGTTGAGGCGTAAAGGGTGATGTGGATTAGAGGAGGTAGTCTCATAGAAGGAGTGAGGCTGAGAAAGAATGAGTTAAGCATGGTGCATAGCTTCATTGTCAGGCCGATGAGGCAGAAGGAATGGCTGGAGGGCTGAGGCTGATGACGCGGCAGTGGCAAGGCTGATGCGCAGAAGGAATGAAGTAGTTGAGTCATAAGAAGTGCTGCTGATTATGAGCTGGAGAGGATGAAACGGAGGAGGCGGCTGGGGCGGGAGGGAGGAGGTggctggggagggagggaggaggcggCCTGGGCGGGATGGAGGAGGCGGCCAGGGCAGGACGGAGGAGGCGGCAGGGACAAGGCTAGTGGCTCACCTCTTGACCTTTTCATGGCCACTTTCTGATGATCCTTTTTCACCCACAGCCCTGTGAAGTCATGTGGCAGCAGTGTGCCCTGCAGATCTCCAACGCCATCCAGTATGTGGTAGAGTTTGCCAAGCGCCTTGACGGCTTTATGGAGTTGTGCCAGAACGACCAGATCATCCTCCTCAAAGCAGGTTGGACCACTGAAAACCTAATCCGAAATATATTCCCATAACCACTGAGCTAAAATAACGTCTGTTCCATGAAGTAGATGACAAATCTCAAGTGcccttttaaatataattttcacCACTGAAGCACTACTTTATTTACCTCACAGACCTCCTGCAGGTTGCATCAAGGACACATTTCAAGATATTCATATAAGAGAGATTAAGATGGCCAGGGTGTTCCAGATGTGGGTCTGTTGCTCTCTGTGACACAGGAGCCAAGCTGTACCTCAATGTGAGGCCCAATTAAGCCATATCCACCTTGTGTGAAACCTTGGGGTTTCTTATTTTGCCTTCTTAATGGGGACTAGCTGGCAGTTCAggatagactgttcccatgaggaacagggttatgATTTGCAAAAGGTGGgccctgtctagagtggcacagagagcaaagaAAGACTTTTTGTAATGCTACACCTAGTTCTATGAAGTATTTttaaatgatatttaggacacaatatgtaTGTCAAATGACATCCCCTTTAGACAATATTCTGACAAACACCCTTAAATGGCACACTGTTATCATCTTGAGGCCGATGGTACATTAATGggttttctatcacttgttgagtgctCGTCATTGGAATGCTAACAGAATGGACGATAAACAATTATTTTAGGAATTTTACTGTGCCCTACAGCTCATTATATGAAAACTATAACATCTGATCGGCGGGTGTTACTCTACAGGTGCATCTTCCACTTGGTTGCAACTTTGTGATGTTTCAGCAGGATGAAGCTATAGTTCTATAAATGCTCAAGCTTTGCCTATTGCCCTGAAGCGAGGGTCCCCAACAGCAGTCACTAGGGACTGGAAACCAGGAGCACTCTGGAGAAAATGTAAATACTTTTGAGTGATAACCCAGTCGTCACTTAATTTGGCACCGTAGCCCAGACTATACTTCAGTAAAGACCCACTACCTGAGTTACATTCCCGAACCACTAGAAAGGACCCATCATGAGAGGAGTTTGAACTACCGGAATAGCCTATGGTAGAAGGCCTTAAACCAGTTATACTATTTCACTCGCTGCAGGCAGAGTATCTTAAGTTAAACAGTGAGAAATCTAGAGTGAACCAATGCGGTGTTGGGGCAGAAGTCCactatcagcccacattattttgaTTGAAGCTCCCAACAGTCTACTGTTCTAGTTAAGCATTATCTCCCTCTCAGTGGTTATGGGCCCAAGCCTTAGGTGAAGATGACTAGCGTGCGACAGGGGGTAATTTACAGAAGTTATTGTCCTTATGGTAATGCTAATAAGGCTATTAGCACTCCACCCTGAAAAAAAGCATAGCAGGAACCTTAACTCACCAGGATCTCTTGAATAATAACTACTCAGCCCCATGGCACTGCACTGTCTGTCTATACATGGATGTCCGGCTGCACTCCTTtgcctttctttttgtttttcttttttttttattgtagctttTCTTCCTCTGTCTTACATCTCTAACAATCTGTAACATGAGGAATTCTAGAGTGATCCTTTGTTTGATCGCACATGCTGTGGTTTGAGATCTGTTGTGACAACATTCACAGCCTAGCCACTTTAATAGTTTATATAGCAGCATTATCCTGGGGCATAAACATTAAAATACTTGACAAGGTAAATTTAGAACTAGGTGACACCATGAGTATCACTGCCTGGAAATCTAGAAAATGTGAATCAGATCCTGCTGCCATGATCTACGTTGGCCACTCATGCTCTAGCTGAAGGTTTGTTCAGATTTTACCTGCTTGAGGTGCAATATCAAAAACAGAGGCCACTTTTGTTTCAGTAGCCATTGTTGCCTTGGTCCTTGTGAACAGCCCCTTTAAATCAGCAGTAGTGCGCCCCAACAGCACCATTGTGCTAATCACTGTCACTAGGTGATATATTTCCCTATACTTTCTATTCCTTAGTTTCTGATTCTGAAAATCCAACTTTCCCAGGTAGAACATTATGCTGAAAGATGACAATTCCAGTGTAAATTTAGCACACCATAAGGCAGGCATTTGCCAACATATTGTCTGCAAGTACGCTTGACATTTGACTCTCCCTGCCCCAGTCTTGAACGTCAGGATATTGTCAACATACATTATTAGCAGGTGTTATCACCCTCCATGGAAGATCATCTTATCTTCTGCTAGGCTTGGTGGACTAAGTTGGATATAAGTAAATGATAGTTACAAGTTAGCTAGAATATGTCCTCATACTAGCATATATTGCTCACACTACTCTTTTGTTCTTATAAGGACAGTTCTCACCAGCTTGAACCTTGTGGTGACTGCTCATGGAAACAGTTTGGAACGAGTCATAACATAGGAAAATTCACACAAAACTATTTACACACAACATTCCTCATTACTTACCACTAAGGTCATAAGCAGGCAAAATACACCTAATACTTGTTGAGTGTGCTATTTACGCTGGTGTGGTTTTGACCCTGTTATTACCTCAGATGTGTAAATTTTCTGAGAAATGCCTCAGTTAGTCTGGTTTTCCTGAAATGCCCCAACTGTTAGACACTATATTTAATTTCCATTAGTGTTCTCACAATCCCATTGAAGTGTCCAGCAAATGTTGTCTATTGTTATTGAAGAACTCACTCCTGCCGGTTTTCATTACTTTTCATTGTCCCTTTGTGTTAAAAAACCTTCGACCACAGCACATGCTGTATTCTGTCCGTGCTGATTCCTTTCTTCAAGCACTTGTTAACGGCATTcatgtgctggctctgatgataGGCAGGGCAATATGCATGAATGCAAGTACATAGAATTGTAACCCATACAATTTGCACATAGCAGAGGTATATTAAATGTAACCATGACATACATATGAGGTTGTAGCTCTGAAATACAGTGATGCATTATATGTAGAACTGCAAATATATAACaacaactgaatatttttggagagAAATCATACAGTGAAAGCACTGCCTAGGTCACTTGGCATCAGAAGATGTAAATGTTTTCCTTGTTGACATTTCCCAACAAACAGTTTTATGCTGTTCTATTTCATGTCCCTCATAATCTGTCATGAGTAAGCATACTATGGTGAAATGAGTAGAGTCTTGTTGCAGTCATAAATAAGATACCTAGAAAGTACCAGGTTGAAATCCTTGCACTCCTTTCTTCATGTTGAAACAGTCTCTGGAGAGATGGTGGAAGACAGATGCAGGCACTGTGATATCATGTACAATCAGATTGGAAGACAGATGCAGGCACTGTGATATCATGTACAATCAGATTGGTTACGCACTGGTATGATGTCCCAACTGTTGGTAGCAGCTGATAGATTTTTTTAGGATTGTGTAATGACCGTATAAGAAGAACATATGCAACAGCCCAGATGTTTGTCTTAAAAAGTCAAACTATGTGGATACTTATTGCTCTATTGAAGTCCTAGAGAGTTCAAAGTTCTTGAATTATAAGATATTTTCCCATTCTTTCTCCCTGTTATACTGAGGATTATGCAATTAATTGATACAGTTCTGTACCAAGGTTATGTTACCTGGCTGCAGAATTGTAATTTACAAAATTAAGAAACCGAAGTTCTGCTACTGGATGCTCCTGTGATTAAAATATGCAGCCCTAGACAAATCAGTGAATCACCTTTATTCTCCTTTCTATCACCTTGTAAAATCAGGACCATTTAAAATAAGGCTAACCTCAGTATTCAACAGTTTATATATAAAGTAAAAGTCGATAATACATTTTATGTCGTCACTGTGTACACTTCCAGTGTCTTTTGAAAGCCCAGACATAAGAGGTTGGGACTGATCAATGCAAGTATGGATTCCAAACTGGACTAAGGTGAACTCCTCATACCGATCCTCGCTGGAGAATCCTTAGGTGAGCTGAGGCTGAGCTGTAACTTTTCAGGCCTTTGCTTTTAGGATTTTAAGTCTGGATtgagaaacacaaataaacacctGAATTTATTCGAGACAAAAGTGAGGTGCCTCTGTTGGCACGAGGAAATGTACTAGTGAAGCAccattttgtgtgtgtttatgcTGTTTCTTGGCAAATCCCTATAATTGTGTAGCGTTTTAATGAGCGGTTTAGATCATTTAAAACTATAATTGGATGATTCAATTAAGTAAAGTATGTGTATCTGTTCTGTGTTCAATCATCTTGTAATAAGTTATGCAAAACTGTTAAACATAAATTTATATTCTAGTGCATCTCTTCTAGATTAGAATCCATGTTAAGGTTTAACCTAAACCCTGTTGACATAACAGATGTGCAAGCCTAAAAAAGAAGTTTGATTTTCCTGTCGAGCAGTTGTAGTTCAGACTCCCCAGTCCTTGCTTCTTGCCAGGCAAATCCTTTGTCACACTAGGACAATATGGCTtggggaatgtatttgtttgtttgctATTTTGTCAAGCAAACATTCACCCTGGGTCTTCCTGGATGTAATGAGCACATGGGCACCCACTCATACAGTGCAGAAAATGAGCTGGAATCTGTAGAGAATAATTGATGACAGAGCTGGAGGAAGGTCAAACActtgaaaaataaatgcactttacaACATTGTACATACAAAATTAATTGAGATTCATGGATGCAAACTTTGCATTTCTACCTCAGGTTCATTCACTGTGGGTCCAGTTTATTCACTGTTCAAATTGTAGGAGCTGATATGTCTGTGAACTAGAAGGACCAGAGCTGACTGTCTTCCCTTAAGTGAGATAAAGGAGGGCCCTCAGGAACACACACTTAAGTTAATGCTAATTATAAAAAAAAGTTAGACCCTGTTACAGCTGAAGCTGACTTATGGGAGTCTCTTCCGTCTCTTCTCTGTGGACCAGAATGCATGGGCTGCTTTAACGCTGTTGAGTCACAGCTGAGCATTCTCTTGTAGCTTATGTTAACACCTCTGCGCTCGTAGCTACCATATTAATACCCCTGCACGTGTCCCTGCTGCAAAAGCTTCCAAAGCCACAAAAGCATGGGTGACTAACATATAGGCTCCAGGACTCCAGCAGCACCAGCTTTTAAGAATATTAACTGGCTAAATGAATGATGAACATTTAAATGTGTCTTATGACTATCCTAACGA
This portion of the Pleurodeles waltl isolate 20211129_DDA chromosome 12, aPleWal1.hap1.20221129, whole genome shotgun sequence genome encodes:
- the LOC138267840 gene encoding nuclear receptor ROR-beta-like encodes the protein MRAQIEVIPCKICGDKSSGIHYGVITCEGCKGFFRRSQQNNASYSCSRQRSCLIDRTNRNRCQHCRLQKCLALGMSRDAVKFGRMSKKQRDSLYAEVQKHQQTQDQSATKEDAEGLSRVYTTSVSSGISDLDDISTFSDGLLFDFPLTPDTGNSYYSLDLLTSAQPSPDQSSLDLNDIKMIKQESRYDLMLPPGVFSHGLEGEQLTTDDSVGEIDRVAQNVIKSHLETSQYTTEELKRLLWSLYSQDEIRNLQSKPCEVMWQQCALQISNAIQYVVEFAKRLDGFMELCQNDQIILLKAGCLEVLLVRMVRAFNPINNTVLFEGKFGSMQMFKSLGCDDLVSTIFELGRNMCRLQLSDEEIALFTATVLLSPDRPWLMDPKKVQKLQDRVYVALQQEIQKKHGSDDTLSKILSKLPLMKSICNLHLDKLEFFRLLHPDTANNFPPLYKEVFNSELQYSDLRES